In Fluviicola taffensis DSM 16823, the following are encoded in one genomic region:
- a CDS encoding ribonucleotide-diphosphate reductase subunit beta, with protein MANAEPILSENKNRFVLFPIQHEDIWSFYKKAEASFWTAEEIDLSPDLIDWETKLSDDERHFVKHVLAFFAASDGIVNENLAEHFLAEVQYTEAKFFYGFQVAMENIHSETYSLLIDTYIKDQKEKNHLFNALDTIDCVRKKADWALRWIDNGSFAERLVAFAAVEGIFFSGSFCSIFWLKKRGLMPGLSFSNELISRDEGLHCDFACLLYTKHLIHQLSKEQVQEIILDAVEIEKEFVTDALPVKLIGMNADLMAQYIEFVADRLLTELGNPKVFNTTNPFDFMDMISIQGKTNFFEKRVAEYQKSGVMSNKEDQTFSLDEEF; from the coding sequence ATGGCAAACGCAGAACCAATCTTATCGGAAAACAAAAACAGATTCGTGTTGTTCCCAATCCAACATGAAGACATTTGGTCTTTTTATAAGAAAGCAGAAGCAAGTTTTTGGACTGCAGAAGAAATTGATTTATCGCCAGATTTAATCGATTGGGAAACAAAATTGAGTGATGATGAGCGCCATTTTGTAAAACACGTTTTAGCGTTTTTTGCAGCATCTGATGGAATCGTAAACGAGAACCTTGCAGAGCATTTTTTGGCTGAAGTGCAATACACAGAGGCAAAATTCTTTTACGGTTTCCAAGTTGCCATGGAAAACATCCATTCAGAGACTTATTCGTTGTTAATTGATACTTACATCAAGGATCAAAAAGAGAAAAATCATTTATTCAATGCATTGGATACCATCGATTGTGTTCGTAAGAAGGCAGATTGGGCGTTGCGTTGGATAGATAATGGTTCATTTGCAGAGCGTTTAGTTGCATTCGCTGCTGTAGAAGGAATCTTTTTCTCTGGTTCATTCTGTTCGATTTTCTGGTTAAAAAAACGCGGCTTAATGCCAGGATTGTCGTTCTCCAATGAATTGATTTCTCGCGACGAAGGTCTACATTGCGATTTCGCATGTTTATTGTACACCAAACATTTGATTCACCAACTTTCAAAAGAACAAGTTCAAGAAATTATCTTGGATGCTGTTGAAATTGAGAAAGAGTTTGTAACGGATGCATTACCTGTGAAGTTAATAGGTATGAATGCAGATTTAATGGCTCAATACATTGAGTTCGTTGCAGACCGTTTATTGACGGAGCTTGGGAATCCTAAAGTGTTCAATACAACAAATCCGTTCGATTTCATGGATATGATTTCGATACAAGGAAAAACAAATTTCTTCGAAAAACGAGTGGCTGAGTACCAAAAATCGGGCGTTATGTCGAACAAGGAAGACCAAACATTTAGTTTGGACGAAGAATTTTAA
- a CDS encoding ribonucleoside-diphosphate reductase subunit alpha: MYVLKRDGRKEAVKFDKITARIIKMCYGLDPLVSPEAVAMKVIEGIYDGVTTTVLDNLAAEVAAAKTIDHPDYALLASRIAVSNLHKETKKSFSEVMEDLYKYVDPKTGQRASLIADDVYEVIQNNSELLDSSIIYDRDFRYDYFGFKTLTRSYLLRTKGEIAERPQQMLMRVAVGIHKNDLPQAIKTYNLMSEGWFTHATPTLFNAGTPKPQMSSCFLLTMKDDSIEGIYETLKSCAQISQSAGGIGLAIHNIRATGSYIKGTNGTSNGIVPMLRVFNDTARYVDQGGGKRKGSFAMYIEPWHADVFDFLDLKKNTGKEEMRARDLFFALWIPDLFMKRVEENGDWTLMCPHECPGLSDTFGAEFEALYTQYETEGKGRKTIKAQDLWFKVLESQIETGTPYMLYKDAANAKSNQQNLGVIKSSNLCTEIIEYTAPDEIAVCNLASLALPKYVTEDGKFDHDKLFEVTYQATVNLNRIIDGNFYPVEEARKSNMRHRPIGLGVQGLADTFIMLRYPFESEEARALNREIFETIYYAAMTASKDLAMAEGPYETYAGSPVSKGVFQYDMWGVTPTSRWEWDLLKEEVAKYGVRNSLLVAPMPTASTAQILGNNECFEPYTSNIYTRRVLSGEFIIVNKHLLKDLVKEGLWTKDMRQKLMAANGSVQNINEIPQYIKDLYKTAWEISQKAIIEQAADRGAYICQSQSLNIFMENANFGKLTSMHFYGWKKGLKTGMYYLRTKAATDAIKFTVDKAVTEEPAAISAAELEEQQAAIACSLDNPDNCEMCSG; the protein is encoded by the coding sequence ATGTACGTATTAAAAAGAGACGGAAGAAAAGAGGCGGTGAAATTTGACAAAATCACTGCACGCATCATCAAGATGTGTTATGGGCTAGACCCACTAGTTTCCCCAGAGGCTGTTGCCATGAAGGTCATCGAAGGAATTTACGATGGGGTAACAACAACGGTATTAGATAATTTAGCGGCTGAGGTTGCAGCAGCTAAAACAATTGATCATCCAGATTATGCTTTGTTAGCATCAAGAATTGCTGTGTCTAACTTACACAAGGAAACGAAAAAATCGTTCTCTGAAGTAATGGAAGATTTGTATAAATACGTAGATCCTAAAACGGGTCAACGTGCTTCTTTGATTGCTGATGATGTGTATGAAGTGATTCAAAACAACAGTGAATTATTGGATTCAAGTATTATTTATGATCGTGATTTCCGCTACGATTATTTTGGATTCAAAACCTTGACAAGAAGTTACTTGTTGAGAACAAAGGGTGAAATCGCAGAAAGACCACAACAAATGTTGATGCGTGTTGCTGTTGGTATTCACAAAAATGATTTGCCACAAGCAATCAAAACATACAACTTGATGTCTGAGGGATGGTTTACTCATGCTACACCAACGTTGTTTAATGCAGGCACACCAAAACCTCAAATGTCTTCATGTTTCTTGTTAACGATGAAAGATGATAGCATTGAAGGTATCTACGAAACGTTGAAATCTTGCGCTCAGATTTCTCAATCGGCTGGTGGTATCGGTTTAGCTATTCACAATATCCGTGCAACAGGATCATATATCAAAGGAACAAATGGTACATCTAACGGAATCGTTCCAATGTTACGTGTATTCAATGATACAGCTCGTTATGTAGATCAAGGTGGAGGAAAACGTAAAGGTTCTTTCGCAATGTACATTGAGCCTTGGCATGCAGATGTGTTCGATTTCCTAGACTTGAAAAAGAATACAGGAAAAGAAGAAATGCGTGCACGTGATCTGTTCTTCGCTTTATGGATTCCAGATTTGTTCATGAAACGCGTAGAAGAAAACGGAGATTGGACCTTGATGTGTCCACACGAATGTCCAGGTCTTTCTGATACGTTTGGTGCTGAATTCGAAGCATTGTACACGCAATACGAAACTGAAGGAAAAGGTCGTAAAACAATCAAAGCACAAGATTTATGGTTCAAAGTATTGGAATCTCAAATTGAGACTGGTACGCCATATATGTTGTACAAAGATGCAGCTAATGCGAAATCAAATCAACAGAATTTAGGAGTGATTAAATCTTCTAACTTGTGTACTGAGATTATTGAGTATACTGCACCAGATGAAATCGCTGTTTGTAACTTGGCTTCTTTGGCGTTACCAAAATATGTAACAGAAGATGGTAAGTTTGATCACGACAAATTGTTTGAAGTAACATACCAAGCAACTGTAAACTTGAATCGCATTATTGATGGTAACTTCTATCCAGTAGAAGAAGCACGCAAGTCAAATATGCGTCACCGTCCAATCGGATTGGGAGTTCAAGGATTAGCAGATACATTCATCATGTTGCGTTATCCTTTCGAATCTGAAGAGGCAAGAGCATTAAACCGTGAGATTTTTGAAACAATCTATTACGCGGCAATGACAGCTTCTAAAGACTTGGCTATGGCTGAAGGTCCTTACGAAACGTATGCTGGTTCTCCAGTTTCAAAAGGGGTTTTCCAATACGATATGTGGGGTGTTACTCCAACAAGTCGTTGGGAATGGGATTTATTGAAAGAAGAAGTAGCGAAATATGGTGTGCGTAACTCTTTGTTAGTTGCTCCAATGCCAACAGCTTCAACAGCTCAAATTCTTGGAAACAACGAGTGTTTTGAGCCTTATACGTCGAATATCTACACACGTCGTGTATTGTCTGGTGAGTTTATCATCGTAAACAAACACTTGTTGAAGGATTTGGTGAAAGAAGGTTTATGGACGAAGGACATGCGTCAGAAATTGATGGCAGCAAATGGATCTGTTCAAAACATCAACGAGATTCCTCAATACATCAAGGATTTATACAAAACAGCTTGGGAAATTTCTCAAAAAGCAATTATAGAGCAAGCTGCTGATCGTGGAGCATACATTTGTCAATCTCAATCGTTGAACATTTTCATGGAAAATGCAAACTTTGGTAAATTGACTTCCATGCACTTCTACGGTTGGAAAAAAGGATTGAAAACAGGAATGTATTACTTGAGAACGAAAGCTGCAACAGATGCAATTAAGTTCACAGTAGATAAAGCAGTAACGGAAGAACCAGCAGCAATTTCGGCAGCTGAATTGGAAGAACAACAAGCAGCAATCGCATGTTCTTTGGATAATCCAGATAACTGTGAAATGTGTTCAGGCTAG